From a region of the Rhodococcus sp. 4CII genome:
- a CDS encoding ammonium transporter, protein MLTSAALVLLMTPGLAFFYGGMVRAKSVLNMVMMSISAMGVVGILWVLYGYSMAFGEDKGNFFGDPFQYFGLKGLIGGSYLAETNDAGSVVADAAIPLVGTIPATVFVAFQAMFAIITVALISGAVADRLRFGSWLLFAGLWATIVYFPVAHWVFAFDGVTSETGGWIANKLAAVDFAGGTAVHINAGAAGLVLCIILGKRRGWPGTPFRPHNLTFVMLGAGLLWFGWFGFNAGSAVGSNGIAGATFIATVIATCAAMLAWLLVERIRDGHATTLGAASGIVAGLVAITPSCSSVNVVGALAIGIVAGVLCALAVGLKFRFGFDDSLDVVGVHLVGGIVGTLMVGLVATSEAPAGVVGLFYGGGLDQLWRQAVGAGAVLLYSLVGTAVVAVIVKFTIGLRLSDEGESLGVDESEHAETAYDFAALGGTSAPARVSGKEG, encoded by the coding sequence ATGCTGACCAGCGCCGCGCTCGTGTTGCTCATGACTCCGGGACTTGCGTTCTTCTACGGCGGCATGGTGCGGGCCAAGAGCGTGCTCAACATGGTCATGATGAGCATCAGCGCGATGGGTGTCGTCGGCATCCTCTGGGTGCTCTACGGCTACTCCATGGCGTTCGGGGAGGACAAAGGGAACTTCTTCGGTGATCCGTTCCAGTACTTCGGACTGAAGGGCCTGATCGGCGGTTCCTACCTCGCCGAGACCAACGACGCCGGTTCCGTCGTCGCTGACGCTGCGATCCCTCTCGTCGGGACGATCCCCGCGACGGTGTTCGTCGCCTTCCAAGCTATGTTCGCGATCATCACGGTTGCCCTGATCTCGGGTGCCGTCGCGGATCGTCTGCGCTTCGGTTCGTGGCTGCTGTTCGCCGGCCTCTGGGCGACGATCGTGTACTTCCCCGTGGCGCACTGGGTCTTCGCCTTCGACGGCGTCACCTCCGAGACGGGCGGGTGGATCGCCAACAAGCTCGCCGCGGTGGACTTCGCGGGTGGTACCGCCGTTCACATCAACGCCGGCGCCGCCGGTCTCGTCCTCTGCATCATCCTCGGTAAGCGCCGGGGATGGCCGGGAACTCCCTTCCGCCCGCACAACCTGACGTTCGTGATGCTCGGCGCCGGACTCCTCTGGTTCGGCTGGTTCGGATTCAACGCCGGTTCGGCGGTCGGTTCCAATGGCATCGCCGGAGCAACGTTCATCGCGACGGTCATCGCAACGTGTGCGGCCATGCTCGCCTGGCTCCTGGTCGAGCGCATTCGCGACGGCCACGCCACCACGCTCGGCGCGGCGTCCGGAATCGTGGCAGGCCTGGTTGCCATCACGCCTTCCTGCTCCTCGGTGAACGTCGTCGGCGCCCTCGCGATCGGAATCGTGGCCGGCGTGCTCTGCGCCCTCGCGGTCGGGCTGAAGTTCCGCTTCGGATTCGACGACTCGCTCGACGTCGTCGGTGTCCACCTCGTCGGCGGCATCGTCGGAACCCTGATGGTCGGCCTGGTCGCGACGTCGGAGGCGCCCGCGGGTGTGGTGGGTCTGTTCTATGGTGGAGGCCTCGACCAACTCTGGCGTCAGGCAGTGGGCGCCGGGGCAGTACTGCTTTACTCGCTCGTCGGTACAGCCGTCGTCGCGGTGATCGTGAAGTTCACGATCGGTCTGCGGCTCAGCGACGAGGGTGAATCACTTGGAGTGGACGAGTCGGAACACGCAGAGACCGCCTACGATTTCGCCGCTCTCGGCGGAACCTCGGCACCCGCTCGTGTATCCGGCAAGGAGGGATGA